One Beggiatoa leptomitoformis DNA segment encodes these proteins:
- a CDS encoding YdbL family protein, which yields MFIRPIHFVTALLGLFLTACVTINVYFPAAAAEKAADQIIDQVWGEKSGATDKPATEKPVTEVKPATDKQSALPQSSNWFASVFELLIPSAQAEANIDVSSPTIQVLQNGMATRFKDLKAYYESGAVGLTADALVTLRDPSLVPLKNRNNVNRWVVEENNDRLALYRELALANGHPEWETEIRSTFASRWIERAAKGWWYQDTRGQWQRKP from the coding sequence ATGTTTATACGACCAATCCATTTTGTAACCGCATTATTGGGACTTTTCTTAACAGCATGTGTCACCATTAACGTGTATTTTCCTGCTGCCGCCGCAGAAAAAGCAGCAGATCAAATTATTGACCAAGTATGGGGTGAAAAATCAGGGGCAACAGACAAACCAGCAACAGAGAAGCCTGTAACCGAGGTAAAACCTGCGACAGATAAGCAATCCGCATTACCTCAATCAAGCAATTGGTTTGCCAGTGTGTTCGAATTATTGATTCCTAGCGCGCAGGCTGAGGCAAATATTGATGTGTCTAGCCCAACGATTCAAGTCTTACAAAACGGGATGGCAACCCGTTTTAAGGATTTAAAGGCTTATTATGAGAGTGGCGCGGTGGGTTTAACGGCTGATGCATTGGTTACTTTACGTGATCCTAGTCTTGTTCCCTTAAAAAACCGTAATAATGTTAATCGTTGGGTTGTGGAAGAAAATAATGACCGTTTAGCTCTTTATCGTGAATTAGCGTTGGCAAATGGACATCCTGAGTGGGAAACTGAAATTCGCTCGACATTTGCTAGCCGTTGGATTGAACGGGCAGCAAAAGGATGGTGGTATCAGGATACACGCGGGCAATGGCAACGTAAGCCATAA
- a CDS encoding Bax inhibitor-1/YccA family protein, producing the protein MSDKSLFNRVPTAQVIDMDSVQPLSTTEANKLIRNTYTLLSMTLLFSAITAGIALAMDMPPLHWVIVLVGYFGLFFTVSALRNSVWGILAVFALTGFMGMTLGPVVGMYMKAFGNGHELVMMAFGSTAVIFLGLSGYALTSRKDFSFLSGFVVTGVLIAFLAGIGALVFNLPGLHLAVSAMFVLLMSGMILWQTSDMVHGYETNYIMATVTLYISIYNLFVSLLNILGIFGDE; encoded by the coding sequence ATGAGTGATAAAAGCCTGTTTAATCGAGTACCCACCGCGCAAGTAATTGATATGGATTCTGTACAGCCCTTATCAACAACAGAAGCGAATAAGCTGATTCGTAATACTTATACTTTGTTATCCATGACTTTATTGTTCAGTGCGATAACAGCGGGTATTGCATTGGCAATGGATATGCCTCCTTTACATTGGGTTATTGTATTGGTTGGCTATTTTGGCTTATTTTTTACTGTTTCTGCCTTGCGTAACAGTGTTTGGGGAATTTTGGCTGTATTTGCCCTGACGGGTTTTATGGGGATGACATTAGGGCCTGTTGTTGGCATGTACATGAAAGCCTTTGGGAATGGTCACGAGTTAGTGATGATGGCTTTTGGTTCAACTGCGGTGATTTTCTTAGGGTTATCAGGATACGCGCTGACTTCGCGGAAAGATTTTAGTTTTCTGAGCGGTTTTGTTGTGACAGGCGTATTAATTGCCTTTTTAGCGGGTATTGGTGCGCTGGTTTTTAATTTACCCGGACTGCATTTAGCGGTTTCTGCCATGTTTGTATTGCTTATGTCAGGCATGATTTTATGGCAGACGAGTGACATGGTGCATGGTTACGAAACCAATTACATCATGGCAACCGTAACGTTATATATCAGTATTTATAACTTATTTGTCAGTTTATTAAACATTTTAGGTATTTTCGGCGACGAATAG
- a CDS encoding AAA family ATPase produces MYYEHFGLHAPPFKITPDIHLFYAGSKRGLVLEALIYAIKTGEGIVKVVGEVGSGKTMLCRMLETKLPPHIDVVYLANPHISPEMVLHAIAFEMRLAVSTDDNRLHVMHALHAALLEKHANHRQVVVFIEEAQAMPLDTLEEIRLLTNLETNRDKLLQMVLFGQPELDINLAKSHVRQLKERITHNFHLEPFTKQDIENYLYFRMQAVGYRGLPVFDKPAIKTLHLISQGLIRRVNILADKALLIAFMDNTHFVHKKHILHAAQDSHFTIPYTCHLPAKLLIFFLFALFMAIILSPQNQWLNTQLQHLLIENQTKTIHLPVTNPQPINNTFIQQRLAATQTWLQQVNSQHYTIQLLQINADKLEAVARFLYLPEVQALQQPLFIIKTTLGWILTYGEFTDEAQASAQLKTLPERLQRNKPFIRRMENLKPHE; encoded by the coding sequence ATGTATTACGAACATTTTGGTTTACACGCGCCTCCTTTTAAAATCACCCCTGATATACACTTATTTTATGCAGGCAGTAAACGCGGATTGGTCTTAGAAGCCTTGATATACGCGATAAAAACAGGAGAAGGGATTGTTAAAGTCGTGGGTGAAGTTGGTAGCGGAAAAACCATGCTTTGCCGTATGTTAGAAACTAAATTGCCCCCGCATATCGACGTTGTTTATCTTGCGAATCCACATATTTCACCCGAGATGGTATTACACGCGATTGCGTTTGAAATGCGTCTAGCCGTCAGTACAGACGACAACCGCCTACACGTCATGCACGCCTTACATGCCGCACTATTAGAAAAACACGCAAATCATCGGCAAGTTGTCGTTTTTATTGAAGAGGCGCAAGCAATGCCTTTAGACACATTAGAAGAAATTCGCCTGCTAACAAACTTAGAAACCAACCGCGATAAACTCTTGCAAATGGTGTTATTTGGACAACCCGAGTTAGATATTAACCTAGCTAAATCGCATGTTAGACAATTAAAAGAACGGATTACACACAATTTTCATCTTGAACCGTTTACAAAACAAGATATTGAAAACTATTTATATTTTAGAATGCAAGCCGTTGGGTATCGCGGGCTACCCGTTTTTGATAAACCTGCAATCAAAACATTACATCTAATTTCACAAGGACTGATACGACGCGTTAATATTTTGGCGGATAAGGCCTTACTCATCGCTTTTATGGATAACACCCATTTTGTGCATAAAAAACACATTCTCCATGCCGCACAAGATAGCCATTTTACAATTCCTTACACCTGTCATTTACCCGCCAAATTACTGATTTTTTTCCTATTTGCATTATTCATGGCAATTATCTTGTCGCCACAAAATCAATGGTTAAACACACAATTGCAACACCTTTTAATAGAAAACCAAACAAAAACAATCCACCTACCCGTTACAAACCCACAGCCCATCAATAACACCTTTATACAACAACGTCTTGCTGCAACACAAACGTGGCTACAACAAGTTAATTCACAGCATTACACAATACAACTTTTGCAAATAAATGCGGATAAACTTGAAGCCGTAGCACGTTTTTTATATTTGCCAGAAGTACAAGCCTTACAACAACCGCTATTTATTATCAAAACGACACTGGGCTGGATACTCACTTATGGCGAATTTACCGACGAAGCTCAAGCCAGCGCGCAACTAAAAACCCTGCCTGAGCGACTACAACGTAATAAACCATTTATTCGACGCATGGAAAACCTTAAACCACACGAATAA
- a CDS encoding IS5 family transposase (programmed frameshift): protein MSRRYALTDEQWSKLEPLLPGRKGHVGMTAKDNRLFIDAVLFRYRSGIPWRDLPERFGDFRVVHTRFSRWSKKGVWERVFKILSADADNEYAMIDSTIVRAHQHSSGGGADEAIGRSAGGLSTKINSVVDALGNPTLFFLTAGQASDLEGADALIPQIKANALLADKAYDADERVRDVLKQKSIEPVIPFRKNRLNPPDYDKALYKARYLIEHFFGKLKQYRAIATRYDKRARNFLSGVYLASTLILLA from the exons ATGAGTCGTCGCTATGCCTTAACCGATGAACAATGGTCAAAACTAGAACCGCTACTCCCTGGGCGTAAAGGACATGTCGGGATGACGGCTAAAGATAACCGCTTGTTTATTGATGCTGTTCTATTCCGTTATCGCAGTGGCATTCCTTGGCGCGACCTCCCCGAACGCTTTGGTGATTTCCGTGTCGTCCATACCCGCTTCAGTCGTTGGTCTAAGAAAGGTGTCTGGGAACGTGTTTTCAAGATACTAAGTGCCGATGCCGATAATGAATATGCCATGATAGACAGCACAATAGTTAGAGCGCATCAACATAGTAGTGGTGGTGGCGCAGATGAAGCCATTGGACGTAGCGCAGGGGGTTTAAGTACCAAGATTAACTCCGTTGTTGACGCACTGGGCAATCCGACCCTTTTTT TTTTGACTGCGGGACAGGCAAGCGACCTTGAAGGGGCTGATGCTCTTATTCCTCAGATAAAGGCAAACGCTTTATTGGCTGATAAGGCTTATGATGCTGATGAACGGGTTAGAGATGTTTTAAAACAGAAAAGCATAGAACCTGTGATTCCGTTCAGGAAAAATCGTTTAAATCCACCTGATTATGATAAAGCTCTTTATAAGGCACGTTATTTAATCGAGCATTTCTTTGGTAAATTAAAGCAATATCGTGCAATAGCTACACGATATGATAAACGCGCTAGGAATTTCTTAAGTGGGGTTTATTTGGCTTCTACCTTGATTCTTTTAGCTTGA